From the genome of Ralstonia insidiosa:
CATTGGCTCCGGTGCGCCGCGCTTCTACCTGCCGTTGGACCAGATCCTGCCGCAGACCAACGTGGCGCAAGCCATCATCATGCCGACGTCACTGGAGGCGCGTGCCGGTGTGCGGCAGCACGTCATCGGCTTGCTCAAATCGCAATTCCCGCACCTGCGCGGTCGCGTGAAGCTGCTGCCCAATGGCCCGCCCGTGCAGTATCCGGTGCAGTTCCGCGTGATGGGCCCGGACATGGGCGGCGTGCGCAAGATTGCCGATCAGGTCAAGGCGATCATGGTCGCCAACCCGAACACCGTGGGCGTGAACGACAACTGGAACGAGAACGTCAAGGTGCTGCGCCTGGACATCGACCAGGACAAGGCACGCGCGCTGGGCGTGTCGACGGGTTCGATCTCGCAGGTCACGCAGACGGTGATGTCGGGCGCGCCGATCGCCCAATACCGTGATGGCGACAAGCTGCTCGATATCGTCATGCGCCCGCAGGAAGACGAGCGCAACACGCTCGACGCACTACAACGCGTGCAGGTACCGACCGCCAGCGGCCGCACCGTGCCGCTCACGCAGGTGGCACGCGTGGGCTTTGCGTGGGAGCCAGGCGTGATCTGGCGCGAGAACCGCGACTACGGCATCACCGTGCAGTCGGACGTGGTCGATGGCGTGCAGGGCCCGACCGTGACCGCGCAGATCAACCCGCTGCTCGACAAGATCCGTGCGGACTTGCCGCCCGACTACCAGATCAAGATCGCCGGCGCGGAAGAAGAGAGCGCCAACGCAGGTGCGTCGATTGCCGCGCAGATGCCGCTGTGCATCTTCATCATCTTCCTGCTGCTGATGCTTCAACTGCACAGCTTCTCGCGTTCGGTGATGGTGTTCCTGACCGGCCCGCTGGGGTTGATCGGTGCGGCCGCGACGCTGTTGCTGCTGCGTGCGCCGATGGGCTTCGTGGCACAGCTCGGTATTACCGCGCTGATCGGGATGATCATCCGCAACTCGGTCATTCTGGTGGACCAGATCGAGCAAGATGTGGCGGCCGGCGTGCCCACCTGGACCGCCATCGTCGAAGCTGCCGTGCGGCGTTTCCGCCCGATCATCCTGACAGCGGCAGCGGCGGTGCTGGCGATGATCCCGCTCTCGCGCAGCGTGTTCTGGGGGCCGATGGCCGCCGCCATCATGGGCGGCCTGATCGTCGCCACGGTGCTGACGCTGCTGTTCCTGCCGGCACTGTATGCGGCGTGGTTCCGCGTCAAGCGGCCCGAAGCCGACGCGCCCGCGCCGACTGCCTGAGGTTCGCATCCATCCGAAAGCCGCCCCGGCCAATTATGTCGGGGCGGGGATGGAAACCTACGAACGACTGCGATATAATCGCGGGCTTCCTTTCCGGCGCTCCATCAACGGGCGCCGCGATCCATCCAGCGAGGGTGGCGAAATTGGTAGACGCACCAGGTTTAGGTCCTGACGCCAGCAATGGTGTAGGGGTTCGAGTCCCCTCCCTCGCACCAGCATTCCCTTATCAATCGGGCCAGTAAGTTCTCTGGTCGGCAAGAATCCTGTGGGGTTTTGCCGGTTTTGCGCCCGATTTGCCTGAATTTCCGCCGGTACTGCGTGCGAATTGCGAGAGATCCCTGAGGGCGTTCTCGCTGCAGTTCACGTCACGCGCGCCGAATCCGCTGCGGTATCCAGATAACCCGCTTCTTGTAGCCTAGGGGCAGGGCACTGGCCGAGCCGGCGAATCAGCCCCGAACGCGGTCATTTTGCCTCTTGACTCTTATATAAGATATAAGACATTTGACCTCGCGGGATGTTGCGATTAGAATCGCGCCGAAGCGGCGCCCGGGGCAGCACTCGGCGTGCCGGAAAAACCGTCCTCTGAAACGCAATCCCAGCAGGTCTCCCCATGCTTGAAAACTATCGCGCTCACGTGGCCGCTCGCGCCGCGCTCGGTATTCCCCCGTTGCCGCTGACGGCTCAACAGACCGCCGAACTGGTCGAACTGCTGACCAACCCGCCCGCTGGCGAAGAGCAGACCCTGGTCGACCTGATCACCCACCGCGTGCCCGCCGGCGTGGACGAGGCTGCCCGCGTGAAGGCCGGCTTCCTGGCTGCCGTGGCCAAGGGCGAAACTGCCTGCACGCTGATTTCGCGTGCGCACGCCACTGAGCTGCTCGGCACGATGCTGGGCGGCTACAACATCCAGCCGCTGATCGAGCTGCTGTCGGATGCTGAAGTCGGCGCCACCGCTGCCGAAGCGCTGAAGAAAACCCTGCTGATGTTCGACCAGTTCCACGACGTGAAGGAACTGGCCGACAAGGGCAATGCGAACGCCAAGGCCGTGCTGCAAAGCTGGGCCGACGCCGAATGGTTCACGAGCCGTCCGGAAGTGCCGCAAAGCCTGACCATCACCGTGTTCAAGGTCACGGGCGAAACCAACACCGACGACCTGTCGCCGGCACCGGACGCCACCACCCGCCCGGACATCCCGATGCACGCATTGGCGATGCTGAAGAACGCACGCCCGGGCATCACGCCGGAAGAAGACGGCAAGCGCGGCCCGGTCAAGTTCATCGAATCGCTGAAGGAAAAGGGTCACCTGGTCGCCTACGTCGGCGACGTGGTCGGCACCGGCTCCTCGCGCAAGTCGGCCACCAACTCGGTGCTGTGGTTCACGGGCGAAGACATTCCGTTCGTGCCGAACAAGCGCTTCGGCGGCGTATGCCTCGGCGGCAAGATCGCCCCCATCTTCTACAACACGATGGAAGATGCCGGCGCACTGCCGATCGAACTCGACGTGTCGCAAATGGAAATGGGCGACGTGGTTGAACTGCGCCCGTACGAAGGCAAGGCGCTGAAGAACGGCGTCGTGATCGCTGAATTCCAGGTCAAGTCCGACGTGCTGTTTGACGAAGTGCGTGCCGGTGGCCGCATTCCGCTGATCATCGGCCGTGGTCTGACCGCCAAGGCACGTGAAGCGCTGGGCCTGGCCCCGTCGACGCTGTTCCGCCTGCCGCATCAGCCGGCCAACAGCGGCAAGGGTTTCTCGCTGGCGCAGAAGATGGTCGGCCGTGCATGCGGTCTGCCGGAAGGCCAGGGCGTGCGCCCGGGCACGTACTGCGAACCGAAGATGACCTCGGTCGGCTCGCAGGACACCACGGGCCCGATGACCCGCGACGAACTGAAGGATCTCGCGTGCCTCGGCTTCTCGGCCGACCTCGTGATGCAGTCGTTCTGCCACACCGCCGCTTATCCGAAGCCGGTCGACGTGAAGACGCACCAGACGCTGCCGAACTTCATCAGCACGCGCGGCGGCATCGCGCTGCGCCCGGGCGACGGCGTGATCCACTCGTGGCTGAACCGCATGCTGCTGCCCGACACCGTCGGCACCGGCGGCGATTCGCACACGCGCTTCCCGATCGGTATCAGCTTCCCGGCAGGTTCGGGCCTGGTCGCCTTCGCAGCCGCCACCGGCACGATGCCGCTGGACATGCCGGAATCGGTGCTGGTCCGCTTCAAGGGCAAGATGCAGCCGGGCGTCACGCTGCGTGACCTCGTCAACGCGATCCCGCTGTACGCGATCAAGCAAGACATGCTGACGGTCGCCAAGCAAGGCAAGAAGAACATCTTCTCGGGCCGCATCCTCGAAATCGAAGGCCTGCCCGACCTGAAGGTCGAGCAAGCGTTCGAGCTGTCGGACGCATCGGCTGAGCGTTCGGCAGCCGGTTGCACGGTGCACCTGAACAAGGAACCGATCATCGAATACCTGAACAGCAACATCACGCTGCTCAAGTGGATGATCGCGCAGGGTTACCAAGACGCCCGCAGCCTGCAACGCCGCATCAAGGCGATGGAAGCCTGGCTGGCCGATCCGCAACTGCTGCAACCGGATGCCGACGCCGAATACGCCGCCGTCATCGAGATCGACCTGGCCGACATCCACGAGCCGATCGTCGCATGCCCGAACGACCCGGACGACGTGAAGACGCTGTCGGACGTGGCCGGTGCCAAGATCGACGAAGTGTTCATCGGCTCGTGCATGACCAACATCGGCCACTTCCGTGCCGCGTCGAAGCTGCTGGAAGGCAAGCGCGACATTCCGGTCAAGCTGTGGGTCGCGCCGCCGACCAAGATGGACCAGAAGCAACTGACCGAAGAAGGCCACTACGGCGTGTTCGGCACGGCCGGCGCGCGTACGGAAATGCCGGGCTGCTCGCTGTGCATGGGTAACCAGGCTCAGGTGCGCGAAGGCGCGACGGTCATGTCGACGTCGACCCGTAACTTCCCGAACCGTCTGGGCAAGAACACGAACGTGTATCTGGGCTCGGCGGAACTGGCAGCGATCTGCTCGCGTCTGGGCAAGATCCCGACCAAGGAAGAGTACATGGCCGACATGGGCGTGCTGACCGCCAACGGCGACAAGATCTACCAGTACATGAACTTCGACCAGATCGAAGACTTCAAGGAAGTCGCCGACACCGTGCAGATGTAATCGGGTTGTCGGGCTACGGCGGGTTGTTTCCGTCGTAGTGGCATGAAAAACGCCGCAGGCTGTATGTCTGCGGCGTTTTTTTTTGGCGCCTCACCTAGCCCAGCGGGGTTCGCCTGGCGGGAAAGGCTCACGCATCAGGCGTGCCCAGCGCCTGATTGATCCGCAGGGCAATCAACGTACCCGCCACGCCTGACAGCAAATACAGGCTGACCGCCGCAAGGCCAAACAGCGACGACAGCCCCAGCGCCACCAGCGGCGCGAATGCCGCGCCAAACAACCAGCCGAAGTCCGTGGTCAGGGCAGCACCGGTATAGCGGAATCGGCGCTCGAAGTTCGATGTCACGATCCCGGCCGCCTGGCCGTACGACAGCCCCAGCAGACCAAAACCCACCAGGATGAATGTGTCCTGTCCCGCGACACCGCCGTCGAGCAGCCAGGGCGTGGCCAGGCTGAAGATGCCGATCAGCACGGCCATGGCCGCCAGCGTGGTGCGCCGGCCGATGCGGTCCGCAATCAAACCGGAGATCAGCGTGCCGATGAGTGCGATCACAGCGCCGACAATCTGCACCGCCAGCACGGCAGACACACTCTGTGTTTTGCGCAGGACCACCCAAGACAGCGGGAACACCGTCACCAGGTGGAATAGCGCATAGCTGGCCAGTGCCGCGAAGGCCCCCAGAAAGATGTTGAAACCCTGCGCGTTCACCATCTGCAGGGTGCTGATCGGCTCTAGTTCGCCTTCTTCGAGTAGCTGCGTGTATTCGTGCGTCACCACCAGCCGCAGCCGTGCAAACAATGCCACCACGTTGATGGCAAACGCCACGTAGAACGGATAGCGCCAGCCCCAGTCGATGAATTCCTGGAAGGTCAGGCTGGAGTAGAGGAACAGGAACAATGCTCCCGCGATGATGAAGCCGGTTGGCGCGCCCAGTTGCCCCAGCATGGCGTACCAGCCGCGCTTGTTCTCGGGCGCGTTCAGTGCGAGCAGTGACGGCAGGCCATCCCACGAACCGCCAAACGCAATGCCCTGCATGAAGCGAAACAGCGCCAGCAGATAAATTGCCGAATGACCAATCGATGCGTACGGCGGTAGGAACGCGATGCCCACCGTGGCGGTGCCCAGCAGAAACAGCGATGCGGTCAGCTTGATGCCGCGCCCCCACCGGCGCTGGATGCGCATGAACAGCGCCGTGCCGAACGGGCGCCCGATAAAGGCAAACGAAAAGATCGTGAAGCTGAACAGCAGCCCAGCCAGTTCGCCAGTGAACGGAAAGTAGACCGTCGGGAAGACGAGCACCGAGGCGATGCCGTAGACGAAGAAGTCGAAGTACTCCGACGCTCGCCCGATCACCACGCCTGTGGCGATCTCGGCAGGTGCCACTTCATGGTGCCCAGGGGCGGGCGGCGCAGTGGGAGAGGCGCGATGCTGGTGGGTCAGACTGGCCATCGTGGAGTCTCCATCGAAGGGTAGGTGTCGTACTGAACACAAACTCGGCAAGCACAAGTCCAAGAATAGCGCCTAAACTGCAACAGCAAATCGAAAGATCGCTGGGCGTCTCCCAGCGCGACGTTAACCAGACGCCACTTCCGAGACCATGCCACGCTTCGATGCAGCGGTGACACTCCTCAGCGTTACGGGAAGATCGCTTTTGCGAAGTGCCGCAATCGCCTCATTGGTGATCCTTGCGGGATGTAGCAATGCGGTGCTGTTGTCGCCCGCTGGCGACATGGCGTTGCGACAGCGGGACCTGATCATCATCGCCACGTGCCTGATGCTGTTGATCATCGTGCCCGTGATCTTTCTCACGCTGCTGTTTGCATGGCGATACCGGGAGGGCGCCAAAGACGCGCCCTACAACCCGGAGTGGGACCATTCCACGGTGCTGGAACTGGCGATCTGGGCCGCGCCGCTGTTGATCATCATCACACTGGGCGCCATCACCTGGGTTAGCACCCACCAGCTCGATCCGTACCGGCCGCTGACGCGGCTCGATGAACATCGCCCGGTCGCTGTGGAGAGCAAGCCACTCATCGTGGAAGTGGTGGCGCTGGACTGGAAGTGGCTGTTCCTCTATCCCGAGCAGGGCATCGCCACCGTCAATGAACTGGCTGCGCCGGTGGATCGGCCGATCGCGTTCAAGATTACGGCCACCTCGGTCATGAATGCGTTCTTCGTGCCTTCGCTGGCAGGCATGGTCTATGCCATGCCGGGCATGGAAACCAAGCTGCATGCGGTCATCAACCAGCCGGGCATCTACGACGGATTCTCATCCAACTACAGCGGCGCGGGCTTCTCGCACATGCGGTTCAAGTTCCATGGCTTGTCCAACGAGGATTTCGATCGGTGGGTCCAGCAGGTCAAGTCGTCTGGCACGCAGTTGTCGAAGGACACCTACCAGAAGCTGGCCCAGCCCAGCGAAAGCGAACCGGTACAACGCTATGCCAGCGTGGCACCGAACCTCTACGACCTCATCCTGACCCGTTGTGTAGATGCCCAGACGTGCCAGCCGAAGGTCATGGCGCGCAATCGTGACGGCGTGCGCAACAGTAATCGCGGTAGTGACCGGTTCGATCCGACGGCGGAAATCTGCACCGCGAGCAACACGGCCGATGCCATGCCAATCTTTGCGCCGGATGTCGCCAGCAACGACAACCGACGGCTGTTGCAGTAGCGCACGACCCTGCGCCCCTTTGACGCTTTTCGCCAATGTTGATCGGCCACGATTGATCAAACCAGGCCCAGGTGACAACCATGCCCGAGCGTTCCGAACTCGCCAATCTGATCTTTGGCCGCCTGTCGTGGGAGGCCATTCCGTACCACGAGCCGATCCTGCTGGCCACCTTCGCAGTGGTTGCGATTGGCGGCCTCGCAGTGGTGGGGCTGCTGACCTACTACCGCGTCTGGGGCTATCTGTGGCGTGAGTGGTTCACCAGCATCGATCACAAGAAGATCGGCATCATGTACATCGTGCTGGGCATCGTGATGCTGCTGCGCGGCTTTGCCGATGCCATCATGATGCGGATGCAGCAGGCGGTCGCGTTTGGCGCTAGCACTGGTTTCCTGCCACCGCATCACTACGACCAGATCTTCACTGCGCACGGCGTGATCATGATCTTCTTCGTGGCCATGCCGCTGGTGACGGGTCTGATGAACTTCGTCATGCCGCTGCAGATTGGCGCGCGTGACGTGGCGTTCCCGTTTCTCAACAACTTCAGTTTCTGGATGACCACCGGCGGCGCCATCCTGGTGATGATGTCGTTGTTCGTGGGCGAGTTCGCGCGCACTGGCTGGCTGGCGTATCCGCCGCTGTCGGGCATCCTGGCGAGCCCCGACGTTGGGGTCGATTACTACATCTGGGCATTGCAGGTGGCCGGGGTTGGCACCGTGCTATCGGGCATCAACCTGCTGGTGACCATCGTCAAGATGCGTGCGCCGGGCATGACGCTGATGCGTATGCCGATCTTCACCTGGACGGCGCTGTGCACCAACACGCTGATCGTCGCCGCCTTTCCGGTGCTGACGGCCGCGCTCACGTTGCTGGCCCTGGACCGCTATGCCGGCACCAATTTCTTTACGATCGACCAGGGCGGCAGCGCGATGATGTACGTGAACCTGATCTGGATCTGGGGCCACCCCGAGGTCTACATCT
Proteins encoded in this window:
- the acnB gene encoding bifunctional aconitate hydratase 2/2-methylisocitrate dehydratase, which encodes MLENYRAHVAARAALGIPPLPLTAQQTAELVELLTNPPAGEEQTLVDLITHRVPAGVDEAARVKAGFLAAVAKGETACTLISRAHATELLGTMLGGYNIQPLIELLSDAEVGATAAEALKKTLLMFDQFHDVKELADKGNANAKAVLQSWADAEWFTSRPEVPQSLTITVFKVTGETNTDDLSPAPDATTRPDIPMHALAMLKNARPGITPEEDGKRGPVKFIESLKEKGHLVAYVGDVVGTGSSRKSATNSVLWFTGEDIPFVPNKRFGGVCLGGKIAPIFYNTMEDAGALPIELDVSQMEMGDVVELRPYEGKALKNGVVIAEFQVKSDVLFDEVRAGGRIPLIIGRGLTAKAREALGLAPSTLFRLPHQPANSGKGFSLAQKMVGRACGLPEGQGVRPGTYCEPKMTSVGSQDTTGPMTRDELKDLACLGFSADLVMQSFCHTAAYPKPVDVKTHQTLPNFISTRGGIALRPGDGVIHSWLNRMLLPDTVGTGGDSHTRFPIGISFPAGSGLVAFAAATGTMPLDMPESVLVRFKGKMQPGVTLRDLVNAIPLYAIKQDMLTVAKQGKKNIFSGRILEIEGLPDLKVEQAFELSDASAERSAAGCTVHLNKEPIIEYLNSNITLLKWMIAQGYQDARSLQRRIKAMEAWLADPQLLQPDADAEYAAVIEIDLADIHEPIVACPNDPDDVKTLSDVAGAKIDEVFIGSCMTNIGHFRAASKLLEGKRDIPVKLWVAPPTKMDQKQLTEEGHYGVFGTAGARTEMPGCSLCMGNQAQVREGATVMSTSTRNFPNRLGKNTNVYLGSAELAAICSRLGKIPTKEEYMADMGVLTANGDKIYQYMNFDQIEDFKEVADTVQM
- a CDS encoding MFS transporter, producing the protein MASLTHQHRASPTAPPAPGHHEVAPAEIATGVVIGRASEYFDFFVYGIASVLVFPTVYFPFTGELAGLLFSFTIFSFAFIGRPFGTALFMRIQRRWGRGIKLTASLFLLGTATVGIAFLPPYASIGHSAIYLLALFRFMQGIAFGGSWDGLPSLLALNAPENKRGWYAMLGQLGAPTGFIIAGALFLFLYSSLTFQEFIDWGWRYPFYVAFAINVVALFARLRLVVTHEYTQLLEEGELEPISTLQMVNAQGFNIFLGAFAALASYALFHLVTVFPLSWVVLRKTQSVSAVLAVQIVGAVIALIGTLISGLIADRIGRRTTLAAMAVLIGIFSLATPWLLDGGVAGQDTFILVGFGLLGLSYGQAAGIVTSNFERRFRYTGAALTTDFGWLFGAAFAPLVALGLSSLFGLAAVSLYLLSGVAGTLIALRINQALGTPDA
- the cyoA gene encoding ubiquinol oxidase subunit II — encoded protein: MPRFDAAVTLLSVTGRSLLRSAAIASLVILAGCSNAVLLSPAGDMALRQRDLIIIATCLMLLIIVPVIFLTLLFAWRYREGAKDAPYNPEWDHSTVLELAIWAAPLLIIITLGAITWVSTHQLDPYRPLTRLDEHRPVAVESKPLIVEVVALDWKWLFLYPEQGIATVNELAAPVDRPIAFKITATSVMNAFFVPSLAGMVYAMPGMETKLHAVINQPGIYDGFSSNYSGAGFSHMRFKFHGLSNEDFDRWVQQVKSSGTQLSKDTYQKLAQPSESEPVQRYASVAPNLYDLILTRCVDAQTCQPKVMARNRDGVRNSNRGSDRFDPTAEICTASNTADAMPIFAPDVASNDNRRLLQ